In Amphiprion ocellaris isolate individual 3 ecotype Okinawa chromosome 2, ASM2253959v1, whole genome shotgun sequence, the genomic stretch TAATGCAACACATTAGAGGGAAATATACTGTGTTTCCATGCACTGGTCAGTAATGAGATTTTGGACTGCAGACTaaggtttgtgtgtttcaatTTACAGTAACATGTAAGCACATATAAGTGTTCATTGTTGTATTTGGTAATAAATAAGTGATCTTTTTATACAGCAGTCTGAAtaacaatatagtaaaacacagttttaataATATAGTGTTTTAATATATGAAGTTGTAATCACTGACAAATAGTATtcacttatttaacattttaaaattctcaTATCTAGTTTGTTATAAACATGTATGAAGTATTTTGACACTATTTACAAATGCGTAATGGGAAGACTAACAACATGCTGTCTAAAAATTAgctgaacatatttttgctTCATAACAAATGTTTTGAGTATAACATCCCTCACTGCCCTCCACAGAACATAAGATACACTGGTGACAGACAGTCTGCTGTGCTGTCCTGGGATCCATCAGTGTTTGCCACATGGTACACAGTCACCTCCGTAGTGGACGGAGTCCATGGGACGCTTTGCAACACCACCGAGATCTCCTGTGTTGTCTCCGACTTCAGTCCTAATGCCACTGAAGTGACAGCTAGCAATGATGTAGGGGAGAGCAACCCCAACGGAAATATAACAGgtcagacacagaacaacaatgtGCAGTCAAGGGCCTCCCACATCTACTTTAGTACAGAGCTTGATTAAATGTTACGTTCCACTACTGCAGAATGCATCCAGTCAAGTGCAGTTTCTGAAAATGTCTAATGTGAAGTTGTGTCATCTTCCTTAGGTCCAATGGGAGCTCGCAGAAGAAGAGATCTACGGACCACTCAGGTCTTTGCTCATTTAGAAGAAAGTAAGTGTAGGTTTGTTAGTGTGTTGCACAACTTGAAGAtggttttatacattttatcaATCAACTGTTTCTCTCTCATCTCTGTCTCTGTTAGATCTTGAAATGCCAGAAGAGCTGATGGTAACAGCAAAAGGAGTTTCCTTGTATGTGAAATGGAAGGCAGTGAAAGGCGCAACTGAGTACACACTCGTCATTAATGAGAAGctgagagaggagcagagcagcCTGACACCTGTAGTGAGAAGTGTGGAAGGTACCTCTCACAGAGAGACTGGCCTCAAACCCTGGACTAGATACTGTGTTAAGGTGGCAGCCAAAAATGTCCTCAACCAAAGCAACTACTCTCACAAGTGCACAAACACTACGGCCTCTTAATGAAATCAACACAGCATCACTTACACTGACACTGGACTAAAGAGAAATACCATCATATGggttctttctttgtcttctccACTCATTAGCTGCCATAACAGAATTGTTGCTGGTTTGATCTCTAAGAACTTTAGCAGGataactgcaaaaacacagtaaTCACAACTACAAAGCAATAATGAAATTCTTCTGATTCGGGGAACCACTTACAtgtcacacacaaatactgATCAAGCCTCTTGAGAACCTTTAGATTTAAATGCTTATGAATCTTTGTTAGCAATAATTTGTATACATTTTCATAATTGTGACTGACATCATAGCAGCATGTGACATTATAGCTGTGTAATAAAGTATTGCTGAGATTATATTTATCTAAAATGGTTATATTTTTGAGATTGGTTATTAGATTCTCTGGATGATTTTTAAGCCCAAAAATGTAGTGTAAACTAATAAAGTGATAATTTATCaagcaatatttttaaaaccatgCAGTATATTTTCTTTATGATGTACTATGACTTCTCATTTTGTGAACGCTTTGACAGATCTTTTTAACTATTCcagataaaagcaataaaataatatcTGTGAAACATTAAAACACCCCCTGTATAAAATGCAGTGTGGAAAACCGTCCTTTTtaaagtctgtgtgtgtatctgaTACATCCATGTGGTCATGGATTAGTTATTGAGTTTGCAGGGCTTCATTTAACTCAAGgtaaaaagtgtcattttatatGAACTTTTTATTGTCTGAAATTCATCAATGTGCAGACTGGTGTGAGtttcagaaatgttaaaaaacagtCAGAATTTAAAGTCACGCAAAAGTTCTTTTATTAAATATAGACATAAACTTTATATCATGCAGAATGATTTTCAGTCAGATGTTTAAACAGACTGAACTATGCAAACTAAATGCTCATTACTGATTTGTCTTTTATCATAAGAATCTCATCATACAATCTACAGCAGCctgttaaaacaccaaaaagctGCTGTAGAACACAGCACAGAGTATCTGCACACTTTttgtaaatatgattttttgctttttaagacCTTAACATGAAGAGTTTCATGTTCTTTCTTCAGCAGAATGAACGCACAATACAGCTGGTTATTAAATAAAGCACAATATTATTTACAACAATTAAGACATCGAAAATAAAACCTTACATACCTGATTTGGACGGGGCAACAGACGTATGTTGAATCATGTAAACACAAATGTACACCTTTCATGATTACTTTCTTTCAAACATTACAGTTTAATTCTACTGTAATGTAACACTGAAGGGACACATGTAGGGAAAGAGCTTTGACAGTTTGTTTTGAAAGTGTAGCAGCTTAAATTCTGCATATATTTTTCTCTACTGTCCTACCAAAGTAAAAGATCAACTATGTTCAACTTTTTACTTTGTTCATTAAAATGTGTTGAGGCCTGGCAGTAAAACTGAGGAGTTTACTTCACCTTCAATTAGACTGAGTTCATCTTTATCACATAAGACAGTTAATGAACAATGTGTTGCTTAACTCTTCATTATTCTGGTGTCACGAGAGCTGGCCTGCAGTATCTGAAGACTGACAGTGAATGAAACAGCTCTCCTGAACCAGGGGTAGAACAAGGCATAGATCAGAGGATTGAAAGTGGAGTTACAACAGAACACCCAGTTTTGAGGTGATGGATTAGTACTGAAACTGTCTGGTTCTGCCAGAGAAATTAAGTAATAtggaacaatacacaatacaaATATAAGAAGGACAATTCCAAGAGATGTGGCTGCCCTCAGCTCAGATTTCTTAATAACTACTGCTTTTGAGTTGACAGATCCAATCTGAGATCGTATTACACGTGCATGTGACACAGCCACCACAAACACTCTCATATAGAGAACTATGATTACAACAACAGGGACAACAAAGGTGACAATCAGGTCTACTGCCCCTGAAATGAAATGTATCttaattgcacatttttgatAGCAGGAATTGGACATATCTGTTAGTGTGAAGTAGTCTTTCAGGATGACAAAGCAGTAAAAAACAGAGCAGAtccaacagagacacacacagattgtAACTCTGCTTATTGTTATCAGGGAGGAATAGAGCAGAGGTTTACATATCGCCACATAACGGTCCACTGATATGAGAACCATGCTTCCCACAGAGGCAGAGGTGAGGATGAAGGACAGCAGGCAGAAAAGATCACATGTGATTTTACTCGTAAACCGGCAGAACTGCAGGTGGACTGCGATCGGCATCACTGTGGCACCCACAAGCAAATCAGACACAGCCAGGGAGAGGATGAGGAAGTTTGTGGGTGTGTGGAGCTGCCTTGAGAGTGAGATTAGAATTAAtgattttttcttcatgtcCCTAACATTCAATGCAAAAGGTTTAAGATAAGAGCAGTTACTATGAGAATACACAcagatgtaaatgtaaaaatacatgttaaatACAGTTATATGCTACATACTGCTTATTGTGacacaattacacagaaaacCCTGAGAAGGTCATGTGCTTTTGCAACTACATGCACTCTCTgacttgtctttttaaaaacacaatcaaaacatatTGAACAAAGTAACCAACTGTAGTCCTGTGACAAAGCTTCCAGACATATCTGACACCCCAACACACAATTTACTGTAAGATGTAAAGAAAAGTGTCCGTGCCTGAAGTGGGAGATGGAGATGACAACCAGCAAGTTGAGTATCACAGTGAGCAGAGCGATGCAGCACAGTACAGATTTGATCAGCGTCACTTTGGGAGGAGCAGGCATCACCTGACAGGAGGCGTTGAGGTGGGGGATGCAGAGAGCAGCTCTCTCCAGTGTCTCCACCATCTTTACAGACACTGACTTCAGGTCTGAGCAGACAGGTGTGGAGCACTGGCAGCCCTCTGATCAGTGTTTTCATGAGATTAGATATTTATCTCTTACCACGTCCACTTCCATCCCCTCCCCTGttgtcctccctctctctccctcgtcTACCTCGTCACACACTTCCTCTcatcagcttgtttttttctgctgaccTGCTGCTCAGTAACTTTTCTATTCCAGTTGCGTCATTCACCTCTCCACTCCATTCTCATCCTCTGTCTTTATCATCTACATTATGCCTCACCTCTCACATCCTTCTTTACTCACTGTCcttgtaattatttattttgtagttgttgCTCGTTTCATGAGaaggaaaaactaaacatgaaAAAGGCCAACAGTAAACCTTTAGAAATGACTCAGAGCAGGACTATCTGTACTCTTTCTAAAGCCAGACTTTGGTGTCAAAAATTGAAGACatataaatgactgaaaatcagATGAATAATTCATCAGGGCACTATGAATATCTGCACAAAATGTCATAATAATCCGTATGATGCACTATGAAATGTTTTAGTCTGGACATTGATATCATTtgaaaagatacacaaaactcATTTGGGAAAGTGAAGTCTGTGCTGAGAGCATTTTCTGGGATATCTGGAGTGATGCAGACATTGTAAAGGGACGTTATCCTTGATCATTTTAACTGTCATGCCAAAGATAAATTGCAGATTTACACCAACCAGGCATAACATTCCGATCACTGAtagatgaagtgaataacatttaTTATCTCTCCATCATGGCTCCTGTTAGTAGGTTGGATATatcaggcagcaagtgaacattttgtcctctaAGTTGATGTGtttgaaacaggaaaaatgggcaagttTAAGGATCTGAGTGAATTTGACAAggaccaaattgtgatggctagaggactgggtcagagcatctccagaactgcagctcttgtggggtgttcctggtctgcattggtcagtatctatcaaaagtggtccaaggaaggaacagtggtgaatcGACAACAGGGTCATGGGCGACCAAGGCTCTTTGATGCACGGGGGAGTGAAGGCTGGACTGTGTGGTCTGATCCAACAGACCAGCTACTGTTGCTCATATTGCTGAAGAAGTtgatgctggttctgatagaaaggtgtcagaatacacagtccatcacagtttgttgcatatggggctgcatagctggaaaccagtcagggtgtccatgctgacccctgtgcaccacCAACAGACCAACAATGTGAGAATCAGAACTGGgccatggagcaatggaagaaggtggcctgctctgatgaatcatgttttcttttacgtCACGTGTctggctgagtgtgtgtgcctCACTtccctggggaacacatggcaccaggatgcactatggaaAGAAGGCAAGCCAGCAAAGGGAATGTGATACTTTGAACAATGTTCCTCTGGGAAACATTGGGTCCtgacatccatgtggatgttactttgacatgtaccacctatcTAAGCATTGTTgtagaccatgtacaccctttcatggaaatggtattccctgatgactgtgacctctttcagcaggataatgtgcagtgtcacaaaacaaaaatggttcaggaatggtttgaggagcacaacaatgaGTTTAAGGTGTTGACTTGcaatggagcatctgtggggtGTGCTGGACAAATAAGTCCAATCCAGGGATGCCCCACCTCGCAACTTGCAGGACTTCATGGATGTGCTGCAAACATGTTGgttccagataccacagcacaccttcaggggtctagtagagtccatGCCTTgatgggtcagggctgttttggcaggaAAAGTggaaccaacacaatattaggcaggtggtcataatgttatgcctgattggtttATCTTTGGCTTTTATAATGCAGATTTGACAGGGACAGTGAAGAGAGAGAAGAGCCGAGGAGAGAAAGTGGAGGAATGACTTACATGTTATGGTGCTGCTGGCGGCTGGGAATTGGGTCAAGGATCTGCTGCTCAGGCTGAATGTGCCCATATGGTCTGTGTTCTAACTAACTCAGATATCAAATCAACCCTTGAAATGAAGTTTTTCAAAGCTGTGAGTaggttaaattaaattttattcacTTCCATTATGTTGGGGTTTTTAGATAGACGTGAGTTCATGTAGCTTTTCattagagaaaaaacacaaaacactgataCCAGAGGGGAGGCTATACAAGTTAATGATACAACATAGTCAGAGTCctgtatattgtatattatatatgttgtatgtttttgtagTGCCTTTATGATGGGTTGTTTAGGCAGTCCATTTCGCCCATGTTTCATTAAATGGCGATTGTTATCTTGTTGACTGTGTGAGTCTTTCTGTATTGTATCTCTTCATCTGTGTCCACTCAGTTTATCAGTAGGGGCCTTTTTTTTACACCAATTCTGCTGCtaaaacaacttttatcaggtatcAGTCTTCACCACACAGGTCCTAGATAATAGACGTTATTCCATTGCAGTATTTCCTCATTTCAGACATTCCAAGAATACACAAGTGGGATCTACACATTGTATTTGCCTTCATTTACACTGTTTACATCCAAGCTGTCAAATATCATATTATCAATtacaaaatgtatatatatagattgatagattgatagatTCCCAGTGAGTTCTGACAGTGTGACAGTGAGCCTGCATACACAGTACCAGGATCCTGAAGTTAACAGCTAAATGAAATTCAGTCATGATTTCCTCTAATAGTTACGATTGCACTTTTCCTACTGTGATGTTTAAAGATATCAGACAGCCTTTGGTGTTTTCTTTCCTGAAATAGAAACCATCGCCTTACAAATACACAGAAGTCATTGTAAATTGTCTCCATGTGACAAAGGGATGTGATTGTTTTCAAGGAAGAGTCACTGCAAACcaacacaaagtgaccaaattGATCCTATTGTGAAACGCTTCTATACTGATGTAAGTGgcctcttccaggatgacaatgtTCCATCCACAGGGCacaaggggtcactgaatggctTCATAAAAATGATGTTAGTCATATATTATGGCCTTTATAGTTAACATATTTCAACCCAGTGAAACACCTATGATAGATTTCTCTCCCACACTATCTTCAAAACAAAAGATAACATCTTCTGGAAGGATGGTGTTTGATCCCTCCAGTACGGTTCCAGAGACTTAGAGAATCTGGCAGCATGTGGCGGCATAAGACCTTCCTAAAACACTTTTGTTGGTTTTGCCTTCAATTTGTCATTAATAACATCTTCCCTGGCATGTCTGTTTGATGTCACTGGTTACACAAAATGCTAACGTATCCATTATTATCAATGAAACTGAAGCCTACAGTGCTGCAGTAACGTGGTTGCACAAGGTGATTTGATGTTCTAGAGTTTATAGTTTacataaaaagagagaaaaaatattcatttcctGGGCACTTAGAGCCACGCCAACATATCACTGGTTAGT encodes the following:
- the LOC129350997 gene encoding trace amine-associated receptor 13c-like; the protein is MVETLERAALCIPHLNASCQVMPAPPKVTLIKSVLCCIALLTVILNLLVVISISHFRQLHTPTNFLILSLAVSDLLVGATVMPIAVHLQFCRFTSKITCDLFCLLSFILTSASVGSMVLISVDRYVAICKPLLYSSLITISRVTICVCLCWICSVFYCFVILKDYFTLTDMSNSCYQKCAIKIHFISGAVDLIVTFVVPVVVIIVLYMRVFVVAVSHARVIRSQIGSVNSKAVVIKKSELRAATSLGIVLLIFVLCIVPYYLISLAEPDSFSTNPSPQNWVFCCNSTFNPLIYALFYPWFRRAVSFTVSLQILQASSRDTRIMKS
- the LOC129350703 gene encoding uncharacterized protein LOC129350703, whose amino-acid sequence is MTDTWKFGSHGSEVSNLMKLTPDVQQNIRYTGDRQSAVLSWDPSVFATWYTVTSVVDGVHGTLCNTTEISCVVSDFSPNATEVTASNDVGESNPNGNITGPMGARRRRDLRTTQVFAHLEENLEMPEELMVTAKGVSLYVKWKAVKGATEYTLVINEKLREEQSSLTPVVRSVEGTSHRETGLKPWTRYCVKVAAKNVLNQSNYSHKCTNTTAS